The following coding sequences lie in one Lolium perenne isolate Kyuss_39 chromosome 2, Kyuss_2.0, whole genome shotgun sequence genomic window:
- the LOC127335577 gene encoding probable inactive beta-glucosidase 14 isoform X4, whose product MEDIELMHSLGVNSYRFSIAWTRILPRGRFGDINPDGVAFYNQIIDALLQKGIQPFVTIFHYDIPHELEERYGGWLSPAIQEDFGYFAEVCFKMFGDRVKFWVTMNQPNLLAKFAYMDGWFPPSHCSKPFGNCAFGNSSKEPYIAAHNMILSHANAVSIYRNNYQKKQGGYIGISVGARWYEPLRNTTIDLLAVERAISFNVPWFLDPMILGDYPPEMHEILGPNLPEFTIKQRKKLRETKLDFIGLNHYSTYYVKDCIFSSCALDPIDGDALAVSSVERDGVLIGKEVIIRLTGAPFFYDVPRGMEEVVMYYKQRYNNTTIYITENGYAQASNSSMSANYFTSDTGRIDYMSGYLKFLASAIRKGADVRGYFVWSLLDDFEWTSGYTDRFGIYHVDFKTLQRTPKLSAEWYRKFLKGSLLRREFQNGSEPQQYTS is encoded by the exons GAGGACATCGAGCTGATGCATTCCTTGGGTGTCAACTCATATCGATTCTCCATAGCGTGGACAAGAATTCTACCAA GAGGCCGATTCGGAGATATAAATCCAGACGGTGTGGCATTCTACAATCAAATTATTGATGCTCTTTTGCAAAAAG GCATTCAACCATTTGTTACAATATTTCATTATGACATTCCACATGAACTTGAAGAGCGATATGGTGGATGGCTGAGTCCAGCAATCCA GGAGGACTTTGGTTACTTTGCAGAAGTATGCTTCAAGATGTTCGGTGACCGAGTAAAATTCTGGGTTACAATGAATCAGCCTAACTTACTGGCAAAATTCGcttatatggatggatggttcccGCCTAGTCATTGTTCGAAGCCATTTGGGAATTGTGCCTTTGGAAATTCTTCAAAAGAGCCGTACATAGCCGCTCACAATATGATTCTTTCACATGCAAATGCTGTCAGCATTTACAGAAATAACTATCAG AAGAAACAAGGTGGATATATTGGAATTTCTGTCGGCGCGAGATGGTATGAACCATTGCGAAATACCACGATTGACCTACTAGCAGTTGAGCGGGCTATATCTTTCAATGTTCCATG gtttctAGACCCTATGATTCTTGGTGACTATCCTCCAGAGATGCACGAAATTTTGGGTCCAAACCTACCTGAGTTCACCATAAAGCAGCGGAAGAAACTACGTGAAACAAAATTGGACTTCATTGGACTAAATCATTACTCAACATATTATGTGAAAGACTGCATCTTTTCTTCATGTGCACTGGATCCTATCGATGGGGATGCGCTAGCGGTTAGTTCTGTAGAAAGAGATGGGGTGCTTATAGGGAAAGAGGTAATTATAAGACTG ACAGGAGCGCCATTCTTTTATGATGTTCCACGTGGGATGGAAGAGGTGGTTATGTACTACAAACAAAGATACAACAATACAACAATATATATCACAGAAAATG GTTATGCTCAAGCAAGCAATAGCAGCATGAGTGCTAATTATTTCACCAGTGACACGGGAAGAATTGATTATATGAGTGGCTACCTCAAATTTTTAGCCTCAGCCATAAG GAAAGGAGCTGATGTACGCGGTTACTTTGTATGGTCCCTTCTCGATGACTTCGAGTGGACGTCTGGATACACGGACAGATTCGGGATATACCATGTCGACTTCAAGACACTGCAAAGGACGCCAAAATTATCAGCTGAATGGTACAGGAAGTTCCTCAAGGGTTCACTTCTGAGAAGAGAATTCCAAAATGGATCTGAACCGCAGCAGTATACTTCTTGA
- the LOC127335577 gene encoding probable inactive beta-glucosidase 14 isoform X5, whose amino-acid sequence MHSLGVNSYRFSIAWTRILPRGRFGDINPDGVAFYNQIIDALLQKGIQPFVTIFHYDIPHELEERYGGWLSPAIQEDFGYFAEVCFKMFGDRVKFWVTMNQPNLLAKFAYMDGWFPPSHCSKPFGNCAFGNSSKEPYIAAHNMILSHANAVSIYRNNYQKKQGGYIGISVGARWYEPLRNTTIDLLAVERAISFNVPWFLDPMILGDYPPEMHEILGPNLPEFTIKQRKKLRETKLDFIGLNHYSTYYVKDCIFSSCALDPIDGDALAVSSVERDGVLIGKEVIIRLTGAPFFYDVPRGMEEVVMYYKQRYNNTTIYITENGYAQASNSSMSANYFTSDTGRIDYMSGYLKFLASAIRKGADVRGYFVWSLLDDFEWTSGYTDRFGIYHVDFKTLQRTPKLSAEWYRKFLKGSLLRREFQNGSEPQQYTS is encoded by the exons ATGCATTCCTTGGGTGTCAACTCATATCGATTCTCCATAGCGTGGACAAGAATTCTACCAA GAGGCCGATTCGGAGATATAAATCCAGACGGTGTGGCATTCTACAATCAAATTATTGATGCTCTTTTGCAAAAAG GCATTCAACCATTTGTTACAATATTTCATTATGACATTCCACATGAACTTGAAGAGCGATATGGTGGATGGCTGAGTCCAGCAATCCA GGAGGACTTTGGTTACTTTGCAGAAGTATGCTTCAAGATGTTCGGTGACCGAGTAAAATTCTGGGTTACAATGAATCAGCCTAACTTACTGGCAAAATTCGcttatatggatggatggttcccGCCTAGTCATTGTTCGAAGCCATTTGGGAATTGTGCCTTTGGAAATTCTTCAAAAGAGCCGTACATAGCCGCTCACAATATGATTCTTTCACATGCAAATGCTGTCAGCATTTACAGAAATAACTATCAG AAGAAACAAGGTGGATATATTGGAATTTCTGTCGGCGCGAGATGGTATGAACCATTGCGAAATACCACGATTGACCTACTAGCAGTTGAGCGGGCTATATCTTTCAATGTTCCATG gtttctAGACCCTATGATTCTTGGTGACTATCCTCCAGAGATGCACGAAATTTTGGGTCCAAACCTACCTGAGTTCACCATAAAGCAGCGGAAGAAACTACGTGAAACAAAATTGGACTTCATTGGACTAAATCATTACTCAACATATTATGTGAAAGACTGCATCTTTTCTTCATGTGCACTGGATCCTATCGATGGGGATGCGCTAGCGGTTAGTTCTGTAGAAAGAGATGGGGTGCTTATAGGGAAAGAGGTAATTATAAGACTG ACAGGAGCGCCATTCTTTTATGATGTTCCACGTGGGATGGAAGAGGTGGTTATGTACTACAAACAAAGATACAACAATACAACAATATATATCACAGAAAATG GTTATGCTCAAGCAAGCAATAGCAGCATGAGTGCTAATTATTTCACCAGTGACACGGGAAGAATTGATTATATGAGTGGCTACCTCAAATTTTTAGCCTCAGCCATAAG GAAAGGAGCTGATGTACGCGGTTACTTTGTATGGTCCCTTCTCGATGACTTCGAGTGGACGTCTGGATACACGGACAGATTCGGGATATACCATGTCGACTTCAAGACACTGCAAAGGACGCCAAAATTATCAGCTGAATGGTACAGGAAGTTCCTCAAGGGTTCACTTCTGAGAAGAGAATTCCAAAATGGATCTGAACCGCAGCAGTATACTTCTTGA